One Salvia splendens isolate huo1 chromosome 1, SspV2, whole genome shotgun sequence genomic window, GACCTCAATctaatcaagaaaaaaaattgaattttgccATGAATTGATGATTTTTTGTCATGAATTGTCATTCTTGAAAATTTAGTTGGCACATGATATTCAAATTAGATGTGATGATGATCTCAATGGAACACTCAGTGAACATACACATTAGAGAGAGCATTCTTCTTCACATGCTTCATTGATTCTTGAGAGAGAGGTATCACTCTTCTTCAAATGCTTAATTAAATCCTTGGTTCTTGAGAGAAAGAGGTTGTTCTAGCATTCTTCTTCATCAAATCCTTGGTTCTTGAGAGAAAGAGGTGATGGCTCATTTGCATCATAATCTCTCTATTGTGGCTAAAGGGTCAGGACAAGAACTCTTTTGGAGATGTCGAGGAATGGTGTTGTGCAACATAGGTTTGGGTTTAACCAATCAAAGAAGAAGGAGATCAATCAAGAATAGAGGGCTCATTCATTGTTGCAATTCTTCAACAtcaacaccaacaccaacaccaacattATCAGAAGTGACCTTGTCTTATGACAAAGTGAATTCGGCCTATGAGAAGCTAGACTCAACGATAAACGAGGGCGATTTCGTTCGACAAGGAAATTGGCAAGTAAGAAGAATGCTCGAGACAGAGGAAGAAATGAGACAAGTAGCATATGTTCAAGCTGAGGCATTCCATGAGCCAGCCTTTTTCTTTGATGATATATTCTTCGATTTCTTTAAGGTAACCACAAAATTCTCTTGTTATGTcttaaaatcatgaaatttttgTCTTCAAAGAATCCTTGTAGTTATAAATCTACGCAATAGCTTAACTTGTCATATCAAGTCTAGTAAACCAAACGAACTACTTAAACGTCTCTCTTAACGATCACTACTTATTCGTTCGCAGGCGGAAGTGCTCGCAGGGCTGATGTACCGGCTGCGAAACTCACCCCCGGATAGGTAACATcgaaatatttataaaaagtttgATAGATCGCGTGTTAGAAAAGTGCCCACAACACGGGGCCTTTAATAAGAAATATGATACTCAG contains:
- the LOC121797201 gene encoding uncharacterized protein LOC121797201, which gives rise to MAHLHHNLSIVAKGSGQELFWRCRGMVLCNIGLGLTNQRRRRSIKNRGLIHCCNSSTSTPTPTPTLSEVTLSYDKVNSAYEKLDSTINEGDFVRQGNWQVRRMLETEEEMRQVAYVQAEAFHEPAFFFDDIFFDFFKAEVLAGLMYRLRNSPPDRYACLVAETRDDELQDSKKELAGVVDVTVLREDSVLEHLLGAKEYIYVSGIAVLNRFRRQKVATTLLEACDAISAGWGFDYLVLRAYEDDHGARKLYSNAGYKVVSEDPPWTTSWVGRRRRVVMVKYIGDLV